In Apium graveolens cultivar Ventura chromosome 10, ASM990537v1, whole genome shotgun sequence, the following are encoded in one genomic region:
- the LOC141691070 gene encoding uncharacterized protein LOC141691070 — translation MWKDGKTTQVSKHDAYMSRIGEIFPTALQYLATIPVERWTLSHDSSVHYSQTTTNMLEGFNGNIRRARFFPITAMMEYLFYKVVAKLPSQANPYAGLVDVDDFILKMKKSKGKIDVDDSDKVVPKSAASRTRSRLMIKPIINPSISVLSLSSESRESPKDEGKNIEMSSGRIYAKEFKPPVIKPLLMTSRELFKIAYEDKPPETESSKAPILPSPNFSPLSKKVKTDPSSLTTLGITDSFLTLVTYKFDVDAKASSFGHLLSDMLLPQNLEVQSTKSISRVLDEASCHAFHVLQNTMAARENFENELKRFNQIELEHKNCPEKLRAALERAAENLKMAKEIRREFDEFTTKVQFLESEMRDEAAKLVTQQSMHTLVDMMLEYSCGGWKSWNVVDTMKIYNDFYPEDAFQVEIPVDQKLKSPKDVEHVEDISKSADGAVPGDV, via the exons ATGTGGAAAGATGGAAAAACCACACAAGTCTCAAAGCACGACGCATATATGTCAAGGATTGGTGAAATTTTTCCCACTGCCCTACAATATCTTGCTACAATACCCGTGGAGAGGTGGACACTTTCCCACGATAGTAGTGTTCACTACAGTCAAACAACCACAAACATGCTTGAGGGCTTCAACGGCAACATAAGGAGGGCTCGTTTTTTTCCAATAACAGCAATGATGGAGTACCTCTTCTATAAG GTTGTGGCCAAACTGCCTTCACAGGCCAATCCTTATGCAGGGCTTGTCGATGTTGATGATTTCATCCTGAAAATGAAGAAATCCAAAGGAAAGATTGATGTTGATGACAGTGATAAAGTTGTTCCGAAAAGTGCTGCTAGTCGGACTAGGAGTCGGCTAATGATCAAGCCAATTATCAACCCGTCAATATCTGTCCTAAGTCTGTCTTCTGAATCCCGTGAAAGTCCCAAAGATGAAGGGAAGAACATTGAGATGAGTTCTGGGCGTATTTATGCTAAAG AGTTTAAACCTCCCGTGATCAAACCACTGCTGATGACTAGTAGGGAATTGTTCAAAATAGCTTATGAAGATAAGCCGCCTGAGACCGAATCATCCAAAGCCCCCATTTTACCAAGTCCAAATTTTAGCCCTCTTTCCAAAAAAGTTAAGACTGACCCTTCTAGCCTTACAACTCTTGGCATAACAGATTCTTTCTTGACTCTTGTTACTTATAAATTTGATGTCGACGCCAAGGCTTCTTCCTTTGGTCATCTTCTTAGCGACATGCTACTCCCTCAGAACCTTGAGGTTCAATCTACCAAAAGTATAAGTCGCGTTCTTGATGAGGCGTCATGCCATGCTTTCCAt GTTCTTCAAAATACCATGGCTGCTCGAGAAAACTTTGAGAATGAGCTAAAAAGGTTTAATCAAATTGAGTTGGAACACAAAAATTGCCCCGAGAAACTTCGCGCTGCACTTGAGCGAGCTGCTGAAAATCTCAAGATGGCTAAAGAGATACGGAGAGAATTTGATGAGTTTACTACGAAGGTTCAATTCCTGGAATCTGAGATGCGTGATGAAGCTGCCAAACTTGTTACTCAACAGAGCATGCATACTCTTGTTGATATGATGTTGGAGTATAGTTGTGGTGGGTGGAAATCCTGGAATGTAGTTGATACTATGAAAATCTACAATGACTTCTACCCTGAGGACGCTTTTCAAGTTGAAATTCCTGTTGATCAGAAGCTCAAGTCTCCAAAGGATGTAGAACATGTGGAAGACATATCCAAATCTGCAGATGGTGCCGTTCCGGGAGATGTCTAA